In Glycine max cultivar Williams 82 chromosome 4, Glycine_max_v4.0, whole genome shotgun sequence, the genomic stretch AGATAGGCTTGAATTGAAGCATCCCTGCGATGGTGAGTAGAACAGTGGGATCATCTGGGACAAGAGAAGCACTGGGAAGAACCTTGTGACCGCGGGAAGCATAGAAATTCAGAAATCTCTGCCGAATGGAATCCCCGGTCACGGAATTCTCTGTGTCTGGGACAGTGACTTGTTCGGGAAGAGGAACGCCTTGAGCCTGAGAACATAACCAAGTCCGAAAACGAAACCCGCGTCCACGGTGTCGTTTGAGAGAGACAAACCCTGCTGAAGCACgcaattacaattacaattacAAGCTGAAAGCAAGTAACAGAAGACGAGACAATCATTGAAGCATTACTATAAGCTGTGGGAAACGGCAACAGTTGTGATTGCGCAACTGGAACCGCCAACGCCAACCCTTCCATGGTCGATAACGGATAGATAACTCTCCTTCCCTCCCCCACCACATAATAACCACATTTTCAACtatttctctttcatttatcaatttttaatattataacttCTTCcatattcattattatttacttcgttatatatttttttttttacttaaaaccaTTTTCTTCGAAATATTTACAACATCAACTAAtacttttaaagattaaaatcaaCTACTTTTGTTTAGGatttatcatatcaaatatgaattgattgttatttctaattaaaaaatagtaggTTGTTTATAAATTTATCCTCTATTGTATAGATAATTTATTTAGgatagtttattttattgtattgattttaattattatatatactaatattttatcCAGAATTTATATtgcattgttttctttttatagtaATACTTCTATTAGAATCCATGCATTGCacggatttatatatataaaaaaaacacaaagaggagaagacaaagtaaaaaatagagtaaagtaaaaaataaatcttgaAAGACGAGTGGTAACGACCCAACAATTTTTATAATGTTGTTTATTAttgattacattatttattattttttcttaaagaagtaAAGAAAATGTGGAATGATTGAAATTCTGTTCccaaaagttattaaaaaatatatgtatttttatggTACTGatgttatttttactatttttaatagtatttaggttttaatatacttttaataattataaataggacTCATTTAGgtttaacattttaaatataaattcatttttcaaaataatgatgAGACATGCATTTCGCTATGTTATGTTAAtaaatatgttataaaatatgtCTGCATGAATATCACTTCATTGTTTTAGTGGGATCCACTAGcttcatcaataacaaatttttattggattaaaaaacttaattgattatatttggtaagattttttctctcaatagcatttttaattcataaaacttCACAATATAGTATAATTATGTTTAGATGATATTTCAATTCATTGGTAACAAATTCTTTAATGAATGATATTTCAActcaattataataaattcGTTAATTAATATAGATATCCAACAAATACAAGcatgaattaaaattatcattgcaCAAGTATAAGATACAAGTATCTTTTTTTCAAATGTGAATATAAACAGTTTTATATTACCCAATTCATTGTCCTCCTAGTCacttataaaaagttaaaattacatttttttcaactcaTTTTTACCTTAATTGATGATTTGTATAGTGTAACATTGTGTGTGGTTAAATTGGTATAAGAATAAAGTTAAATCATCATTTAACTAATCTGTAACAATAATAAAGGTAATTCCTCTGTTTGATTTAGGCTATATTTTGATTACATTTTGAAAAgtatatttaagaattttaatgtACAGCTACAATttttcaatgcacaaataaacaagaaaacagtgcataaataaataagaaaacagTTATTACTTTGAAAGTAAAATTACTTTTGAGTTCTTGCCGTCATAACTTCAATCCAAACATGTAAATATcctcttaaactttttttttatctttaaattgcTACTATCTCACTACTCTTTTTAAGCTTAGAATTCATTAATTCTCTCAAttttgtatatgttttatttattttattttactctaattaaattctaataaaaaataatttaattaattaaaatataaaaacaaaagaataaatataagcCAAATTAAGGATTgaacaaaaattacatattttatatatgttttatttattttattttactctaattaaattctaataagaaataatttaattaattaaaatataaaaaaaagaataaatataagccaaattaaggattgaacaaaaaatacatattttataagAGAGAAAGACCAaatatctcaattttaaaataaaaaaatcaaaattacatatttgacaaaataaaaaagacaaaagttGTATTTAAGCCCAcaatattcaaaacaaaataacaacggCCAAAACAAGATTTTTACAAGGACCATGTCCAAAAAAGATATATTgcggaaataaaataaaaacatatgcaaacctaaaaaaaatcaagtattcgaataacacaaatttaaatttaaattaccaTATACGTCACATCTctatataatgaaaaaatattaaattgatgccttatctaaaagataaaaaatgtgGACGAGAGACACTGTTGCGCCTTATCTTTCTGCTGGTAAAAAACAATGAAACCCAGTAATTTCACTTCCCCCACTCTCATTCTCCCATCATGAACTGATTGCAGAGAGAAGCATTTGGGTCTCCATGGAAGAGAGAAGCATTTGGGCCACCACTCACTTAAGGTGCTTTCTGCAAAGGATCTGTTCATTTCTTCTTTAAACcaatagcaacaacaacaacgccttatcccactaggtggggtcgactacatggatcaacttctgccataatgttctatcaagtaccatacttctatccaaatcattaagttcgagatcctttttgataacctctcttatagtctttttgggttcTTTAAACCAATAGCAATGGAATGAAAATATAGCTCACTTGTGTATTAGGAGTGGAGCAGGCTCAAAGGCAAGGAAGGGTGATATAAAAGAAATCTATTCTGATGAGTGAAAGTAACTCAAAAGTTTTAGGTGAGAATAAACAACACTCGAAACTGACAAAGTGGATGCATCATGCATTCCTCTGCATGGCATGAAGTATACAGAAATATATGTAGTCCATTTATACATAATCATGGAAACTCAGGGCGGAGATGCTTCAAATTGTTGGGCCAGCAGGTGAAGAAGATGAAGACCTTAGAGCAGCAAAGGGTCATGCAGGCAAGGGCTTCAAGGCGGTGGTGGAATTGGGAGATTACGAGGGCCATGGACCCCTACCTACCCCTCCACTGGCTTTGATTTGCAAGTTTGTTGGAAAGAGTTTATTCGATTGACAAATCAGACATTGAACGGCAGGTGTCCAACTTTAACAATTAAGAATTATAAGAAAACTCACTCGTCTAAACTATTAGACGTGCAACGAAGCGTATACTTAATTGGATATATCATAATTCGTTGGATCAATTTAAATACAATAATAGAGCAGTAGGAGAAGAGTCCTACTCAAAGTTGATGTGCATGTACAGAAAGTGAAACTCATacagagaaagaaaatgaaggcTGTGATAACTGTTTCTGTAATCTAAATAGGTATTATAGCATTTACCAATTAGAAATGCCACCACGCCCAATATTAGCTGTTGCATTGCATTCAGTTGCAGTTGACCATTCACTCAGCAATCTGCCCATATCGTAAGCAACTTATGAgagaaatgtcatttttttatatgcaaagagagagagagagagagtgtgacCGACTTGATTAAGAGGATTGTCAGGAGATTTCTTCCATAACTTCCATATCATGTCCTTGTACTGAGTGTGAGTAAGACCCGGTTTCTCTTCCTTCAACTTGGGCAGCTCAGCTTCTTCAAACGCCTGCTCAACATAAGGGTTAGGGTTAGCAAATAGTGAACTGGATCCATTTCAAATGTCAAAATTACCTTGAATGAGGCCTTGAGGCGCCTCTCTGGATGGCGATCTGGGGGCAAGTTATCCACGACGGTCATCTGAGCGATGGCATCATCCAATGTTCTTGCTTCGATGATCGAATCGTCGCGATTAGTGTTCGAAATAAGCACCATTCTCTCGTACTCTTCCTCTGCCGCCGTCCGACTCTGCTGCTTCTTAGCCTCCTCCGCCTTCCTCTCAGCCTCCGCCTGCTCCTCCTCCCTCCGCCTCCTCAGCTCCACCTCCGTCACCTTCGGCACCGGGATCGACACCCGTGTCGCCTTCTTGTCCACCTTCTTCATCGACTTCTCCAGCTCCTTCTCCTCCTGCTCCGCCAACCGTCGCGCCTCCGCTTTCCGCGCGGCTGCCTCCGCCCTCTTTTCGGCCTCTTCCTCCTTCTTCTTCGCGGCGCGTGACTTTGAACCCTCCGCCTCTCGCCAGTACTGGTCCTCCTTCTCTCGACTCTCCTTCTCCTTCCGCTCCGTATCCGCCGCGCTCTTACGAGCCCTCGCCGCCTCCGCCTTCGTGTTCACCCCCATCTTCTTcggcatcttcttcttcttcttcttcttcttcttcttagggTCTCGCTCAAATTTCACACTATGCTATGAATGATCGATCATGTAATGAGAGAGATATCCTTCAACTCCCTTCCTTCCCAATGCTTGCTTCATCCTCAATCTTCTTCGTTTTAACCCGGCAGGGCCTGCCAGTGCCACCGTCATCCATGGGCCTCGGCCCACTTCTTGCCCAATGCAatccattttctttattttaaaagcaacaaatactCTACTGATTATTATCTTTAGTGAGCTTTAAAACTACTAATATCGAATGCAAAAATTcatgttttaatttctttacaAATGAATATTGAACACTAATTCCTACGGTTttcttaaaaacattttcaatgaccattttacaaaataaaaatataaacaaaactaatttaatatattctGACAATAGATTCTAAAAGCTTGAGTACACGAaacaacaatgatgacaacatcTAACATGATGGTCTCAATGGGATAATACAGATATgacttataataatattataagtcTCGTTGAATTATATCAATTGGTTAAgatatgaaatatgaaatgtATGTAAGTGAATTGAatcttttgcaattttttaattttttttccttaatattttcttatctcCTTCATCCTTGAAGCTCTACTTGAACCAGAAAATAAAACGAAACGATAATAACTAAAgtgctttttcaattttatacaaaaatgatAGAAAGCAAGTTctcaatacaaataaaaaaaagatatcaaaacatttttttgtgttttaagtcctgtttgataatttaaaaaaaaaattgaattaaaataaacttgtttgataataatggtttgaaaatattatttaaaaaagagatacatttt encodes the following:
- the LOC100781326 gene encoding coiled-coil domain-containing protein 124, encoding MPKKMGVNTKAEAARARKSAADTERKEKESREKEDQYWREAEGSKSRAAKKKEEEAEKRAEAAARKAEARRLAEQEEKELEKSMKKVDKKATRVSIPVPKVTEVELRRRREEEQAEAERKAEEAKKQQSRTAAEEEYERMVLISNTNRDDSIIEARTLDDAIAQMTVVDNLPPDRHPERRLKASFKAFEEAELPKLKEEKPGLTHTQYKDMIWKLWKKSPDNPLNQIAE